One genomic segment of Esox lucius isolate fEsoLuc1 chromosome 15, fEsoLuc1.pri, whole genome shotgun sequence includes these proteins:
- the pcnx4 gene encoding pecanex-like protein 4 isoform X1, with the protein MVRMGPDVPLLNEYKQEFFWKRFPQTVLGGPRFKLGYCAPPYVYVNQAVLFLTPWLLGGIGTLLCQLKLLEELHAAVLSGLLMLGAAVGVQALALYAARRTGTVERLGVPNILADEEEVEFTHCVGPETVRFIAPGKRFGLNVVLHTVLAGALCGLGTWYVLLGRLTALYDNVGVALVVFVLSWVTLCTAEYSLIVNTATETATFQAQDTYEITPLTRPLYIFTFIAVDLADRFTGPVAELQLTSQVLHVVFLVLPLLWALGMLSPLDALFLWGMEQALVFGLGGSPMSSNLRYIFLSMLLGMFAMSVCVTVCTFFIPSTLGVTLFSMAMGFLLSLDISQFLRHCSGGSWEARDDQGWHKGTTPTPVLGFGWRLGFRELLLYLGLLLGAMAEAGLMHHFLSPSQNQFREPQAAVGYLLIILFVVIWALREIQGAYVFGVFLNPLYPRGMANVQVFKQRSNGLHVAGAIRRVLLNLVSPFAMIAFLAMDGSVQQLHTASLSVGFTRAFRVVWQSSEDALLQMVVVVSVRLAAGDSQLPGWDSLGTGVQLLLVGLLSDRLLQFLSKLKFALAVLVTSWTEKKQRRQSAGTLLALNSSLCPLLLSVVVLSAMLSAPLLPLFTLPIFLVGFPRPQRSWPGPVGTACPCSDSIYYQQMSGSLASALRSAFARGSLGVVVPGSHFLGRFQDRMVWIMILERGYGYCTVNIKGLELQETSCHTVEARRVDEVFEWAFERPERLGLNQGLNLHWGNALTPCAALPVRVYSDARSVLSGIIDSHDNLRKLQDDFLKALVWLLLRNSVQRRRTFPWGAEEGAGSRKSPSSRLGPSVVTHPAEAIMVESNVSPRRFRQDSSSLTSFGDWSDEDDLFGPQPARRTVALVSTEAQLGDTVRQTGPSLPGSVEMDSLFENMALSALQPLQPLGLGLPAVDKGRNTEVLPSETASTMAHINFSCPHSELFSLPPGWRTAPLLPSRLQQLRSLFPEEWFGYTLGRLALAIHDEASEDVSNALKEDVGLKDLHAQVALSCLVSLGAESAFTSPSYVYRVYCGDVPWTEGLDWLSENKELYQLALKAFRYSFKLLFDQASLGPMESPEELFSTLEEYEKDWYIGLVTERSWQDSVLQEKPFLFSLGHDLTMGTYTGRVLSLQEQLVQVGRLNGEGVRGQWANLSWELLYATNDDEERYSIQAHPIMLRNLTVQAADPPLGYPIYSSVPLHLPCF; encoded by the exons ATGGTCAGGATGGGGCCAGATGTGCCCCTGCTCAATGAATACAAGCAGGAGTTCTTCTGGAAGCGCTTCCCTCAGACAGTGCTGGGGGGTCCGCGCTTCAAGTTGGGCTACTGTGCCCCGCCTTATGTCTATGTCAACCAGGCAGTCTTATTCCTGACGCCATGGCTGTTAGGTGGCATTGGGACACTGCTATGCCAACTGAAGCTGCTGGAGGAGCTCCATGCTGCTGTACTGTCTGGTCTGCTGATGCTAGGGGCAGCAGTGGGTGTTCAGGCCCTGGCACTATACGCTGCCCGCAGGACTGGCACAGTGGAACGGTTGGGAGTGCCCAACATCCTGGCTGacgaggaggaggtggagttCACTCACTGTGTGGGCCCAGAAACTGTGAGGTTCATCGCCCCTGGGAAGAGGTTTGGGCTGAACGTGGTGCTTCACACTGTGCTAGCTGGGGCCCTCTGTGGCCTAGGGACGTGGTATGTGCTCCTGGGCAGGTTGACTGCACTCTATGACAATGTGGGTGTTGCCTTGGTGGTGTTTGTCCTGAGCTGGGTGACCCTGTGTACGGCGGAGTACTCCCTTATCGTCAACACTGCAACGGAAACGGCCACATTTCAGGCACAGGACACCTATGAAATCACCCCCCTCACACGACCACTGTACATATTTACTTTCATAGCTGTGGACCTAGCTGATCG GTTTACAGGTCCAGTAGCCGAGCTCCAGCTAACCAGCCAGGTTCTTCATGTGGTGTTTTTGGTCCTACCTCTGCTGTGGGCACTGGGTATGCTGTCACCCTTGGATGCCCTGTTCCTTTGGGGCATGGAACAGGCTCTGGTGTTTGGTCTAGGAGGCTCTCCCATGTCCAGTAACCTTCGGTATATTTTCCTTTCTAT GTTGCTGGGGATGTTCgccatgtctgtatgtgtcacTGTTTGTACCTTCTTCATCCCGTCCACATTGGGTGTGACCCTTTTCTCCATGGCCATGGGGTTTCTGCTTAGTTTGGATATTAGCCAGTTTTTGAGACATTGCAGCGGTGGGTCCTGGGAGGCTCGGGATGACCAAGGATGGCATAAGGGGACAACTCCTACCCCTGTCCTCGGGTTTGGCTGGCGGCTGGGCTTCAGGGAGCTGCTGCTCTATCTGGGATTGCTCCTGGGGGCGATGGCTGAGGCAGGGCTAATGCATCACTTCCTCAGTCCATCCCAGAACCAGTTCAGAGAACCTCAAGCTGCAGTTGGCTACCTCCTTATCATCCTCTTTGTCGTCATCTGGGCTCTCAGAGAAATCCAAGGAGCCTATGTTTTTGGGGTGTTTCTAAACCCCTTGTACCCAAGGGGAATGGCCAATGTCCAGGTGTTCAAGCAACGGAGCAATGGTCTCCATGTGGCTGGAGCTATCAGGAGAGTGTTGCTGAATCTTG TATCTCCCTTTGCAATGATTGCCTTTTTGGCAATGGATGGCTCTGTTCAGCAGCTGCACACAGCCTCTCTCAGCGTGGGATTCACCAGGGCCTTCAGAGTG GTGTGGCAGAGCTCGGAGGATGCCCTGCTccagatggtggtggtggtgtcagtGAGGCTGGCAGCTGGAGACAGCCAACTGCCTGGGTGGGACAGCCTgggcacaggtgttcagctGCTTCTG GTGGGCCTGCTGAGTGATCGGCTGCTCCAGTTCCTGTCCAAGCTGAAGTTTGCCCTGGCTGTCCTAGTGACCTCCTGGACTGAGAAGAAACAGCGGCGCCAGTCGGCTGGGACCCTCCTGGCCCTGAACTCCTCCCTGTGTCCTCTGCTGCTCTCTGTGGTGGTCCTGTCTGCCATGCTCTCTGCTCCCCTGCTGCCCCTATTCACCTTACCCATCTTCCTGGTGGGCTTTCCCAGGCCACAGCGTAGTTGGCCTGGGCCCGTAGGCACTGCCTGCCCCTGTTCAGACTCCATCTACTACCAGCAGATGAGTGGCAGTCTGGCCTCGGCTTTAAGGAGTGCCTTTGCCAGGGGATCACTGG GTGTTGTGGTTCCCGGCTCCCATTTCCTGGGTCGATTCCAGGACCGCATGGTTTGGATCATGATCTTGGAGAGAGGATATGGCTACTGCACTGTCAACATCAAG GGCCTGGAACTGCAGGAGACCTCGTGCCACACGGTTGAGGCCCGGAGGGTGGATGAGGTCTTTGAGTGGGCCTTTGAGCGCCCTGAGCGGCTTGGTCTCAACCAAGGGCTAAACCTTCACTGGGGCAACGCGCTCACCCCCTGCGCTGCCCTGCCGGTGCGTGTCTACTCCGACGCCCGCAGTGTGCTTTCCGGCATCATTGACTCACATGACAACCTGAGGAAGCTACAGGATGACTTCCTGAAGGCCCTGGTGTGGCTGCTGCTGAGGAACAGTGTCCAGAGGCGCAGGACCTTCCCTTGGGGTGCCGAGGAGGGGGCTGGGAGCAGAAAGTCCCCGTCATCCCGGCTGGGACCTTCAGTTGTTACCCACCCTGCAGAGGCCATCATGGTGGAATCCAACGTCTCCCCTCGGAGGTTCAGACAGGACAGCTCCAGTTTGACCTCCTTTGGTGACTGGTCAGATGAGGATGACCTATTTGGGCCTCAGCCAGCCAGGCGGACGGTGGCGCTGGTGAGTACAGAGGCCCAGCTGGGGGACACAGTGCGCCAGACTGGCCCATCACTGCCAGGCTCTGTGGAGATGGACAGTCTGTTTGAGAACATGGCCCTCTCAGCCCTCCAGCCCCTGCAGCCGCTGGGTCTGGGTCTGCCAGCTGTGGACAAGGGCAGGAACACTGAAGTTCTCCCCTCAGAGACCGCTAGCACCATGGCTCATATTAACTTTAGCTGCCCCCATTCTGAGCTGTTCAGCCTGCCCCCTGGGTGGAGGACAGCCCCCTTATTACCCTCCCGGCTGCAGCAGCTCAGATCTTTGTTCCCTGAGGAGTGGTTTGGATATACTTTGGGGCGGTTGGCACTGGCCATTCATGATGAGGCATCTGAGGATGTGAGCAATGCCCTGAAGGAGGATGTGGGTCTGAAGGACCTACATGCTCAGGTGGCCCTGTCATGCCTTGTATCTCTGGGGGCAGAGTCGGCCTTCACCAGCCCCAGCTATGTGTATAGGGTCTACTGTGGGGATGTGCCTTGGACAGAGGGGCTGGACTGGCTCTctgaaaacaaagaactttACCAGCTTGCACTCAAGGCTTTCAG GTACAGTTTCAAGCTGCTGTTTGATCAGGCAAGTTTGGGGCCAATGGAGAGTCCTGAGGAGTTGTTCAGCACTCTGGAGGAGTATGAGAAGGACTGGTACATTGGTCTGGTGACTGAGAGAAGCTGGCAGGACAGTGTCCTTCAGGAGAAGCCATTCCTCTTCTCACTGGGCCATGACCTCACCATG GGCACTTACACAGGGCGGGTTCTGTCCCTGCAGGAGCAGCTGGTTCAGGTGGGCCGTCTGAACGGGGAAGGAGTGCGAGGCCAGTGGGCTAACCTGTCCTGGGAGCTTCTCTACGCCACCAATGATGACGAGGAGCGCTACAGCATTCAGGCTCACCCCATCATGCTGAGGAACCTCACAGTCCAGGCAGCGGACCCCCCTCTCGGCTACCCCATCTACTCCTCTGTCCCCTTGCACCTCCCCTGCTTCTAA
- the pcnx4 gene encoding pecanex-like protein 4 isoform X2 gives MVRMGPDVPLLNEYKQEFFWKRFPQTVLGGPRFKLGYCAPPYVYVNQAVLFLTPWLLGGIGTLLCQLKLLEELHAAVLSGLLMLGAAVGVQALALYAARRTGTVERLGVPNILADEEEVEFTHCVGPETVRFIAPGKRFGLNVVLHTVLAGALCGLGTWYVLLGRLTALYDNVGVALVVFVLSWVTLCTAEYSLIVNTATETATFQAQDTYEITPLTRPLYIFTFIAVDLADRFTGPVAELQLTSQVLHVVFLVLPLLWALGMLSPLDALFLWGMEQALVFGLGGSPMSSNLRLLGMFAMSVCVTVCTFFIPSTLGVTLFSMAMGFLLSLDISQFLRHCSGGSWEARDDQGWHKGTTPTPVLGFGWRLGFRELLLYLGLLLGAMAEAGLMHHFLSPSQNQFREPQAAVGYLLIILFVVIWALREIQGAYVFGVFLNPLYPRGMANVQVFKQRSNGLHVAGAIRRVLLNLVSPFAMIAFLAMDGSVQQLHTASLSVGFTRAFRVVWQSSEDALLQMVVVVSVRLAAGDSQLPGWDSLGTGVQLLLVGLLSDRLLQFLSKLKFALAVLVTSWTEKKQRRQSAGTLLALNSSLCPLLLSVVVLSAMLSAPLLPLFTLPIFLVGFPRPQRSWPGPVGTACPCSDSIYYQQMSGSLASALRSAFARGSLGVVVPGSHFLGRFQDRMVWIMILERGYGYCTVNIKGLELQETSCHTVEARRVDEVFEWAFERPERLGLNQGLNLHWGNALTPCAALPVRVYSDARSVLSGIIDSHDNLRKLQDDFLKALVWLLLRNSVQRRRTFPWGAEEGAGSRKSPSSRLGPSVVTHPAEAIMVESNVSPRRFRQDSSSLTSFGDWSDEDDLFGPQPARRTVALVSTEAQLGDTVRQTGPSLPGSVEMDSLFENMALSALQPLQPLGLGLPAVDKGRNTEVLPSETASTMAHINFSCPHSELFSLPPGWRTAPLLPSRLQQLRSLFPEEWFGYTLGRLALAIHDEASEDVSNALKEDVGLKDLHAQVALSCLVSLGAESAFTSPSYVYRVYCGDVPWTEGLDWLSENKELYQLALKAFRYSFKLLFDQASLGPMESPEELFSTLEEYEKDWYIGLVTERSWQDSVLQEKPFLFSLGHDLTMGTYTGRVLSLQEQLVQVGRLNGEGVRGQWANLSWELLYATNDDEERYSIQAHPIMLRNLTVQAADPPLGYPIYSSVPLHLPCF, from the exons ATGGTCAGGATGGGGCCAGATGTGCCCCTGCTCAATGAATACAAGCAGGAGTTCTTCTGGAAGCGCTTCCCTCAGACAGTGCTGGGGGGTCCGCGCTTCAAGTTGGGCTACTGTGCCCCGCCTTATGTCTATGTCAACCAGGCAGTCTTATTCCTGACGCCATGGCTGTTAGGTGGCATTGGGACACTGCTATGCCAACTGAAGCTGCTGGAGGAGCTCCATGCTGCTGTACTGTCTGGTCTGCTGATGCTAGGGGCAGCAGTGGGTGTTCAGGCCCTGGCACTATACGCTGCCCGCAGGACTGGCACAGTGGAACGGTTGGGAGTGCCCAACATCCTGGCTGacgaggaggaggtggagttCACTCACTGTGTGGGCCCAGAAACTGTGAGGTTCATCGCCCCTGGGAAGAGGTTTGGGCTGAACGTGGTGCTTCACACTGTGCTAGCTGGGGCCCTCTGTGGCCTAGGGACGTGGTATGTGCTCCTGGGCAGGTTGACTGCACTCTATGACAATGTGGGTGTTGCCTTGGTGGTGTTTGTCCTGAGCTGGGTGACCCTGTGTACGGCGGAGTACTCCCTTATCGTCAACACTGCAACGGAAACGGCCACATTTCAGGCACAGGACACCTATGAAATCACCCCCCTCACACGACCACTGTACATATTTACTTTCATAGCTGTGGACCTAGCTGATCG GTTTACAGGTCCAGTAGCCGAGCTCCAGCTAACCAGCCAGGTTCTTCATGTGGTGTTTTTGGTCCTACCTCTGCTGTGGGCACTGGGTATGCTGTCACCCTTGGATGCCCTGTTCCTTTGGGGCATGGAACAGGCTCTGGTGTTTGGTCTAGGAGGCTCTCCCATGTCCAGTAACCTTCG GTTGCTGGGGATGTTCgccatgtctgtatgtgtcacTGTTTGTACCTTCTTCATCCCGTCCACATTGGGTGTGACCCTTTTCTCCATGGCCATGGGGTTTCTGCTTAGTTTGGATATTAGCCAGTTTTTGAGACATTGCAGCGGTGGGTCCTGGGAGGCTCGGGATGACCAAGGATGGCATAAGGGGACAACTCCTACCCCTGTCCTCGGGTTTGGCTGGCGGCTGGGCTTCAGGGAGCTGCTGCTCTATCTGGGATTGCTCCTGGGGGCGATGGCTGAGGCAGGGCTAATGCATCACTTCCTCAGTCCATCCCAGAACCAGTTCAGAGAACCTCAAGCTGCAGTTGGCTACCTCCTTATCATCCTCTTTGTCGTCATCTGGGCTCTCAGAGAAATCCAAGGAGCCTATGTTTTTGGGGTGTTTCTAAACCCCTTGTACCCAAGGGGAATGGCCAATGTCCAGGTGTTCAAGCAACGGAGCAATGGTCTCCATGTGGCTGGAGCTATCAGGAGAGTGTTGCTGAATCTTG TATCTCCCTTTGCAATGATTGCCTTTTTGGCAATGGATGGCTCTGTTCAGCAGCTGCACACAGCCTCTCTCAGCGTGGGATTCACCAGGGCCTTCAGAGTG GTGTGGCAGAGCTCGGAGGATGCCCTGCTccagatggtggtggtggtgtcagtGAGGCTGGCAGCTGGAGACAGCCAACTGCCTGGGTGGGACAGCCTgggcacaggtgttcagctGCTTCTG GTGGGCCTGCTGAGTGATCGGCTGCTCCAGTTCCTGTCCAAGCTGAAGTTTGCCCTGGCTGTCCTAGTGACCTCCTGGACTGAGAAGAAACAGCGGCGCCAGTCGGCTGGGACCCTCCTGGCCCTGAACTCCTCCCTGTGTCCTCTGCTGCTCTCTGTGGTGGTCCTGTCTGCCATGCTCTCTGCTCCCCTGCTGCCCCTATTCACCTTACCCATCTTCCTGGTGGGCTTTCCCAGGCCACAGCGTAGTTGGCCTGGGCCCGTAGGCACTGCCTGCCCCTGTTCAGACTCCATCTACTACCAGCAGATGAGTGGCAGTCTGGCCTCGGCTTTAAGGAGTGCCTTTGCCAGGGGATCACTGG GTGTTGTGGTTCCCGGCTCCCATTTCCTGGGTCGATTCCAGGACCGCATGGTTTGGATCATGATCTTGGAGAGAGGATATGGCTACTGCACTGTCAACATCAAG GGCCTGGAACTGCAGGAGACCTCGTGCCACACGGTTGAGGCCCGGAGGGTGGATGAGGTCTTTGAGTGGGCCTTTGAGCGCCCTGAGCGGCTTGGTCTCAACCAAGGGCTAAACCTTCACTGGGGCAACGCGCTCACCCCCTGCGCTGCCCTGCCGGTGCGTGTCTACTCCGACGCCCGCAGTGTGCTTTCCGGCATCATTGACTCACATGACAACCTGAGGAAGCTACAGGATGACTTCCTGAAGGCCCTGGTGTGGCTGCTGCTGAGGAACAGTGTCCAGAGGCGCAGGACCTTCCCTTGGGGTGCCGAGGAGGGGGCTGGGAGCAGAAAGTCCCCGTCATCCCGGCTGGGACCTTCAGTTGTTACCCACCCTGCAGAGGCCATCATGGTGGAATCCAACGTCTCCCCTCGGAGGTTCAGACAGGACAGCTCCAGTTTGACCTCCTTTGGTGACTGGTCAGATGAGGATGACCTATTTGGGCCTCAGCCAGCCAGGCGGACGGTGGCGCTGGTGAGTACAGAGGCCCAGCTGGGGGACACAGTGCGCCAGACTGGCCCATCACTGCCAGGCTCTGTGGAGATGGACAGTCTGTTTGAGAACATGGCCCTCTCAGCCCTCCAGCCCCTGCAGCCGCTGGGTCTGGGTCTGCCAGCTGTGGACAAGGGCAGGAACACTGAAGTTCTCCCCTCAGAGACCGCTAGCACCATGGCTCATATTAACTTTAGCTGCCCCCATTCTGAGCTGTTCAGCCTGCCCCCTGGGTGGAGGACAGCCCCCTTATTACCCTCCCGGCTGCAGCAGCTCAGATCTTTGTTCCCTGAGGAGTGGTTTGGATATACTTTGGGGCGGTTGGCACTGGCCATTCATGATGAGGCATCTGAGGATGTGAGCAATGCCCTGAAGGAGGATGTGGGTCTGAAGGACCTACATGCTCAGGTGGCCCTGTCATGCCTTGTATCTCTGGGGGCAGAGTCGGCCTTCACCAGCCCCAGCTATGTGTATAGGGTCTACTGTGGGGATGTGCCTTGGACAGAGGGGCTGGACTGGCTCTctgaaaacaaagaactttACCAGCTTGCACTCAAGGCTTTCAG GTACAGTTTCAAGCTGCTGTTTGATCAGGCAAGTTTGGGGCCAATGGAGAGTCCTGAGGAGTTGTTCAGCACTCTGGAGGAGTATGAGAAGGACTGGTACATTGGTCTGGTGACTGAGAGAAGCTGGCAGGACAGTGTCCTTCAGGAGAAGCCATTCCTCTTCTCACTGGGCCATGACCTCACCATG GGCACTTACACAGGGCGGGTTCTGTCCCTGCAGGAGCAGCTGGTTCAGGTGGGCCGTCTGAACGGGGAAGGAGTGCGAGGCCAGTGGGCTAACCTGTCCTGGGAGCTTCTCTACGCCACCAATGATGACGAGGAGCGCTACAGCATTCAGGCTCACCCCATCATGCTGAGGAACCTCACAGTCCAGGCAGCGGACCCCCCTCTCGGCTACCCCATCTACTCCTCTGTCCCCTTGCACCTCCCCTGCTTCTAA